DNA sequence from the Hippopotamus amphibius kiboko isolate mHipAmp2 chromosome 1, mHipAmp2.hap2, whole genome shotgun sequence genome:
CCTTAGAAGCCTTCTGCAGTGTCACACGCCAACCCTTTAGTTGCTGAAGTGTGTGTTTGCACACGCACATGCCAGAGGGGAGCCCACATTTGTGTCGGCACAAGTAGTCAGGCAGGGCTGTTTACCAACCAGTACAGAAACGCAAGTATTTTAACTTCTGGTACAACCGTGAAGTGCATACTAGTTGAACAGGAGCCTTGGGGCTACCTaagggggtagggtggggtagGCAGCAGCAGAGAGGAGTCCTGAGGTGACATAAGCACTGACTCTTTGTCCAAGTCATAGTGCTCAGCGTGTCACAATGGCACCGGTTGCCTGAACCTCTGCCACCCACCCCTGAACCTCACTTTGCCGCGGGGAGGCACTGAACTAAGAAACTGCCTTGTAACAGGTTGCGCCCATCTATCTACTCCCTTTCTTATATCAAGAGGGGAAAAACACGGAACTACCGCTACCCGTTCTGGTCACCATACGCCTACTATCTTTACTGTTACAAATACCGGATCACCCTCCGGGAGAAGATGCTGCCTTGTTGTTATAAAAGGTACTTGTTTTCATCTCTACTTGTAGTTGTTTATATAAactgtaaagaaaaatgaaagaatttgaaagaaCTTCCCAAGTGGCGAAAGATGATAATAGCAAAATAGGGTGGAAGGCTGGAATGGaactttataaactttttttctatCTGGCTGGCCTGGGAAAATGGAAACAGGCTGGTTCACATAAGGTACAGAATATAGTGCGAAAGCCTGGTACTGTGTACGTGAAAGTTGAGTCTCTTCCCATCTCAGACTCAGAGATAAACTAATTTGGGCCTCTTTTTCCCAATCAGCATTACTTATAAGGAAGAGGAGGACTTGACACTCCGGCCCCGTTGCTGCCTTCAGTGCTCCTGAGTCCCTAGTAGGCCTTCAGGGGGGCAGAAGCACTGAGCAGGGTGATCAAGACCAGCTTAAAGAATTGTATTCGGTAAGTGGACTGGGAGCTGGTGCTGTGACATGGCAGCCCCTAGCTTGCTGTAATAATATCTTGCAAAGGGACATTAGCTAGTTGGAAAATAAATCATAGAAAGCTAAGGTAGATGAGCCCTCACAGCTCATGTGTAAAAGCTACTTTATAGATAAGGATTGTGGCCCAGAGATCTTAAGGCAAGGTCCCAGGGCTGGTGGTGAAAAGCAggctggaaaaagagaaagtggAAACAAAGACTGTATTAAGACATAAAGCTGTATTCTGGGACATAAAGCTGTTTAGATGCTAAGTTCTGGGATTAGAACCCAGAACTCCTGCACTTGCCTTTCTATCATATTCCAACAACATGCCTGGGTATGAGCTGtgcattttaaataacaaatgggAGACTTTAGAGAAAACTTATATGAGGGGAAAAAGTAGAAGAGTATTATCAGTGAGAGAGTAAACAGATGGCACAGCTTTGTTTACAGAATAAGCTCTGTGATGTAAATATAAGTTTCTGAATGCTTACAGCACCCCTGAGTGAGGTCAGCAGGCAGTAATACTGCATTGACTCCAGATTCCAAACAGTTCGTATCAAGAACTCCATGGTAGGGACAGAGTTCGGTCCTAGGACTAAGGGATATTGAGTAAGGCCTTGGCGTCACTTCTCCCAGGCTCTCCATCAGCCCCCTCCTTGCTTCACAGACACACCTGAAATAGCCTGAGATCTGAGGATTAGGTGAGTACAGGAACAGGACATTATTACTCTCATTTTTACTCCTTCTCTAGGCTGGGAACTTGACGGTGCTGGCTACTGACCCCCTGCTTCACCAGGACCCGGTGCAGTTAGACTTCCACTTCCGCCTCACCCCCCAGACCTCTGCCCACTGGCACGGCCTTCTTTGTGACCACAGACTCTTCCTGGATATCCCATATCGGGCCTTGGATCAAGGCAACCGGGAAAGGTGACTTGAGTGTAGAGAGGAgagcggggagagggaagaggggagggaaaaggTAGGAGATGTCACTCTTAAGTCATAATCAGGTAGTGGGCATGCTAACCAGTGAGGGCTTATTTAGGAGCTGAATACATTCAAACCACTGAACAAGCCTGTGAGCTAAGCCAGGATCTGGGGTTCAGAGGATAACAGCCCATGGGAGTTGCTAAACTGATTCAGAAACACATAAACAGTTGAAAGGAAGTGCTCTCCAGCTGTTTGTCTTTACAGAGTGGCCCCTTCTCCCCAAGCCCCTTCCGTGGCATGAGTGTCAGTCCAGTAGTGTGTAGTGTATAATCCATTggcttcagagaagaaaaactatCAAAACTAGTTTAGCAACTTTCACTTCCTGGCTTGGGTCAGGAAAAACTGAGCAATAAGATTTCTTCTGTTGCAAGTAGGCATCTTTCTGGATTTTGAGTTTGCTAAACATTACAGTAACCATTTCCCCTCTGGTCCCTAGTTTGACTGCAACACTGGCGTATGTGGAGGAGAAGACCAATGTGGATTGCGTGCTTGTAAACTTCCAAAACAACCGGAACGACCGAGGTGGGCATCTGCTCTGTCCTTCCTGGCCCTTTGTGCTGAAGCAGCTGACAGTGACTTCTCCTTTGTAGGAGACCTTCTCCCCCTCTTTGAAAAAGGGCATGAGGCAGTTCAGGGATTCAACACCCATCCCCTACTCCCTGCCAAGGAAATTAAGGCACCTAGCATTCTGTTCACTCAAAGTCATAACTGGACTATCAGGAAGGCCCTGCACATAGATTTCAGAAGCTAGACTGAAGGAGCACTGGTGAAATTACAAAGAAGCCATTCAAGAGATGTGGCTGGTAGGACTGAAAGGATCTCAAATGTATTAAGCACCTATAGTGTGAAAGGGTGCATAAGGCCAGGCATAA
Encoded proteins:
- the OAZ3 gene encoding LOW QUALITY PROTEIN: ornithine decarboxylase antizyme 3 (The sequence of the model RefSeq protein was modified relative to this genomic sequence to represent the inferred CDS: deleted 1 base in 1 codon) — translated: MLPCCYKSITYKEEEDLTLRPRCCLQCSESLVGLQGGRSTEQGDQDQLKELYSAGNLTVLATDPLLHQDPVQLDFHFRLTPQTSAHWHGLLCDHRLFLDIPYRALDQGNRESLTATLAYVEEKTNVDCVLVNFQNNRNDRGALLRAFSYMGFEVVRPDHPALPPWDNVIFMVYPLERDLGHLPSEPP